The nucleotide sequence TTGTACAGAAGGGTCAAAATTAAGGTGTTTGACAAGTATAGTAATGTTAGTCTACCTTTGAAAATAATAGCCACTGcttggaaattgaattgaattgaaaataatgtttctttGATGTTCTAAAAATTATCTGATGACTACTACTTCTGACAGTTACTTTGTTATGAGCTTACGCAGACTTATCATTCTGTTATTCTTATAGGGGTACATGGAAATATGTATAGTAACTGTTGTGAAGCTTGTTAACTTATACAATTATGtaagttttacaaaaatgttaacgTTCAATATACtcatataattaaagtaacttACGTGGAGCAACTCGAAACACATTTTCACGAAATCTGCGGAAAATGTTCGGCAATCCGTTGGATATAGCACCAGCATAAGCGCGCTGTTCATGTGGTgataatttgtatgaaatcaATCCTCTGATTTTAGCTAATTCACCGAAATGCTTTCccatttttacttaatttaggATAACTTCGAACCAAGTTTTCTcctatgtattatataaggACTATAAGGAAAGGTGAAGTCAAagactataaaaattaaaaatatggagTCCAGGAGTAAGCTAGgtagaatattataaaaggtagAATTAATTGGTAGCTTATTGCGGTTATGTGATggacttaaaaaaacaacagaatGATTTTCTGaatcaaaaaaacttaagggtttttgaatatttctgtttattagTTTGGTatcaaagctttttttttttttagtttttaaactttttcctGATTCTACCAACGTCTGTCAATGATTTGTCATATGTCAGTCAAAAGACagctgtcatctgtcaaaaAATTGCGATTAATAAATTGACATGTAGACGtgataaagaattatttaaagaagaGATGTTTTATAAGGTATCTCAGTTTTCTTCAATAGTGTATGATAACAGtcgtgtttaaaataaatgtaaggtAGAGTTAGGTGGTTGTAATCATATAAAGATGTCGTTGGCTTGTTTAGCAGCAGGGGATACATTTATACCAGTAGAGATAGAAGAGGGCGATATCCATActggaatttttaaagttcttGAAAAAATTAGACCGGATTGGCCCTCGGAGAGAATTACATTTAaggtacaaaataatattcaattggTAAAATGTGAAACCATGTGTGTGTGTGGTGAATTCTactaattttcattcataatatattgtttCGCAGCTTTTCACTGATGgtattacaaataaacttgtGGCGTGTAACTTGAGCAAGAATATTAGTGAAAGTGATGATATTGTGCTCGTTCGAATTTATGGAAATAAAACGGACTTACTTATAGACAGAACTGCTGAAATAAggtatgttaaaatgttataataatataatttaataatttattaatatacatttattttattttacataagcattttgattttcttttaaaagatgTGCTTATTTCAGAAATATCACTACACTTAATGTACTTGGTTTGGCACCAAAAATATATGGTGTGTTTAAGAATGGTCTTGCCTATGAATACTTTCCTGGGGTAACTCTCAATACTGACACAGTGGTTGATTCAAAAATTTCTACAATGGTGGCACAACAGATGGCAAAAATGCATAAAGTGGAACTTGGAAAAGAAGTAAGAACATCAACAGTATTAAACTAACTGTGACAATTTTTCTTCTACTGCTTTTTACTATTAACATCTGTTAAAATCACTAcccatatttataaaacacccATCTAGTGAGATCTCATAAGAGatctgattttttttgattggatgggttgaaatgttaaaaatatatgaaataagaaattttgtAAGCTCCCTTTGTGACAAAGTTGGTTGACCTTTAATAGTATTATTACCAAAGAGTTGGTTACAGCAAGATTAGATTTTTCAACATCCAACTTTGATAACATTAATCCTATTCATGATACTTCTATACATTAAAGGATTACAATTTTATGGAGGTGATTATAtttgctaattattttttttcttttttgtggTAGATTACAAAAGAACCTATGATATGGGATAAAATTGAACAATTCCTCTGTTTAATACctgaaacatttacaaaagaaGAGAAACAAATAAGGTAATGGGataaaaaacatgacatttgcaaattatgatttaaaatatgaatcatTGAAtggataaaatgtatttatttttaatttttttgttacattatccatgttaatttaatttaattttttttatgaatttggTAATTTCAAAAGTATTAATATAGACATTTTATCCACTGTTGTAGATTTGCAAATAGTTTTGGATCAGTAACAAGACTAAGGATAGAGTTTGAACGGCTTAAATCACAATTAATCAAAACTGAGAGCCCACTCGTGTTTGCTCACAATGATTTGCTTCTAGGAAACGTGATCTACAATGAGTCCAAAGGGACGGTCTCATTCATTGACTATGAATATGCTGCCTATAACTACCAGGCTTATGATATAGCAAATCACTTCAATGAATATGTGGGTGAGTACATAACttgtaacatttaatacataacaatctatctatatatataaaagaaagttgtgttagttaaaccatttataactcaagaacggctgaatcgatttgactgaaaattggtgggcaggtagcttagaaccaggaaacggacataggataatttttaccccgttttcaattttttttttattccgcgcggacggagtcgcgggtaaaagctagttattttataaatatctctCTGTCAATTCATTATGtagtacatacattttaagtcAACCAGTTTTAATTGGGCTTATGAAGATAACAAGCTACTAGAGTATCTAAAGTTCAACAACTTGTGATATCTATAGTATACATAATGTATTATGATAACATACATCTTAGTTTAGTAATAAACACACATATAATAGGaaatagaaaatgtaaataacaattatatctACATCTTATTTTATAGTTGATGTACAAACATATCTTAAGCACTTAACTTTGATAACTAACTTGATATTTTCTAATACAAGCCTGTGGTTTGTTTAAATATCTGCAAAGAGATAGTAAGAAGGATTTGCACATGCTAACATTGTGTATGATGATTCTGTGTATAGTTAATTTTGACTATTGCATACATATGAGAACTCTTATAATtagaataatattgttaaggtttttatcttaatttttaatacagtcaaACCCGGGAAAGCAGGAGTCCAAGAGacagcaatatttttcttgttcCTGAGTTTGTTGTTTGTGGTGGTTGTCCGTTGGGACTGAACAatgcttatagaggttttttgtttaacctggttcgactgtatttgtAAAGATCAGTTTTGATACGTCATGTGAGCAGTCATGagtttatctaatttattctGATGGctatacttattaaatttccggttgttaattataacttttcaaATCAAAATAGTATCATTCCCTGTATGTGGCTGGCTTCAATTGGTGTATTGTacatcaataaaatgtatgttctCTTAATGTAAAGTTCTACTGAGACACATTTTCGATTACATATTGTAATGTCTCTCATcatcataaaaaaacagagataataataataactttgcACAGGTTTGACTGTGAAAACTTATACCcggtttatattattacattatttcagTCCAATCGATCGAAATCGCTGTTGGAttacaactgtaaaaatgtaaacgcACATTGGAACCTACACAGTTTTCGGTTGTAATTCAGCGTTATGGTTACTTTTAAACGGCATATTAGTAgctcataatatttaataataggcGTAAACAGAGACTGTAATTTTTACCGCAATTAGGTGTTTGTTGTACATACTttgtataaa is from Papilio machaon chromosome 5, ilPapMach1.1, whole genome shotgun sequence and encodes:
- the LOC106708734 gene encoding ethanolamine kinase, with protein sequence MSLACLAAGDTFIPVEIEEGDIHTGIFKVLEKIRPDWPSERITFKLFTDGITNKLVACNLSKNISESDDIVLVRIYGNKTDLLIDRTAEIRNITTLNVLGLAPKIYGVFKNGLAYEYFPGVTLNTDTVVDSKISTMVAQQMAKMHKVELGKEITKEPMIWDKIEQFLCLIPETFTKEEKQIRFANSFGSVTRLRIEFERLKSQLIKTESPLVFAHNDLLLGNVIYNESKGTVSFIDYEYAAYNYQAYDIANHFNEYVGLSIDDIDYKRYPDKEFQMFWIRTYLCEYCGEKPTEEEVEKVYKEVQRLSLASHYMWGIWSLVQYELSDIDFDFGRYAEIRLNRYFEQKDKILREFI
- the LOC106708780 gene encoding cytochrome b-c1 complex subunit 8, translating into MGKHFGELAKIRGLISYKLSPHEQRAYAGAISNGLPNIFRRFRENVFRVAPPFIIGYLVYEGVDREHHRRTRKNPADYENDE